A stretch of the Leishmania infantum JPCM5 genome chromosome 30 genome encodes the following:
- a CDS encoding putative calpain-like cysteine peptidase, whose product MSYYIGYSQREIYKKRCNELGCACNSAVVRLLSDVPGEVTGLTSLDLSRNFLGRKGIIPLLDVIESAVQLRSLDLRDQQLSNDTVEVICARLRRHPSLLNLNLSNNPITLAISSALLELANQNSVLQYIYLENTLVRPSMVTAIEVQLEKNRALARTALAESQVADGKPRRIFVIASSVAGTCAAGSKPGSPRAEQAVLSTPVGSGKSAAAMLLRNADAASTAAGSTGWRQRIPAHELQHVFRSYTHAVADFFFDVNPTKDVWAWCEERHYVFDDDQFNSHNDHLHRTARHTYGIAGWRRVGELYPDATLFGWEGATRNANDTARQAAPSINGAGAQDTCEDPVEDMMGAERAAAGDGRRGSDAEYLHATSVFWQLPKDVPEGFTWTFTALMASVKETQLLHALFCASATGLPDGGTRVQRGTACPGIYTMRMFVEGQWRYLLVDDFLPVDKYGRLIFTKPSMDNRAFWPCILEKMLAKLHGGYHVLDAHFDKHHAGIDSPNIRKPIAWLFLSKENLQRPNDGAGGGGDTDWGTVPDDTLVCEEVAKNCGRVMSRLTRGIYDSYQLHPVEQAPTTLFEGLHKVLGVPLCSADAREGYGNPPCGRRTASVKRPFLGSHSVSVDSPAGAFGVSSYLTAAIAFSRDASRTFSGIHPRCGYQIVRVCHAGGVRLLELRNPWCGTEKWTGDWADDSPLWKKHPEIAELLLTGAHGGRRTQRGGSNLLQLSNSASTLANTPLKRSLLTALGEMGGSLAEASSMPPVCSVTRPSRRAAATRPHVQKSAFWISYTDFLQNFEWVHTCRVFGDEFHRQDVHGTWTRDSAGGNAREPSWYRNPHYRLSFPYRTTVHVQLTRRDPRLRRTRGAVRGQDDGVGGIGLQLLRDTHYPLHCPTISRGQAEISTAASLPMSSVEDIVAGNQEDDGSIKEALGCRDLGASDRGCGCAFSSVLSSEERQSGDCLSLGILLDAGAQYWIVPTTYAPRVLDEFDLSVTSTSPFVLQEAQESQYWDQRTVPPELLCCASASAQEVERNEGEVAIFFDSKSRVSRDANLLLQKQKQRSSRRLARNSVSHSIETESATVSSGACRIVVAAIMHLAAAGVDMRNFGVDEAYEQRSVPPEDVHGTPTLQLAIVTGEVDGEGRPSRTVGEIDPHAAHTYVLDRHTVLETAITPAPHNSVEHHTAICTLHPAGARVHVDYRVWCAAPLLEVMSVPAWPKQEVTLCWDDEKGSGNYYEGTGHPQVELSRLRPFQRFAISLRMVDYDTIEPAIMFSVICNDRQRGEPVEGQLGNRAVFSQSAYVNGTYVKASFDLDERPPESLIIISCLQPTGSKGRCVMTISSDSADYRVHPLRVAAAYPL is encoded by the coding sequence ATGTCTTACTACATTGGCTACTCGCAGCGAGAGATCTACAAAAAGCGGTGCAACGAGCTGGGCTGTGCGTGCAACTCCGCAGttgtgcggctgctctcTGATGTGCCAGGTGAGGTGACCGGCCTTACCTCACTCGACCTATCCCGCAACTTTCTAGGCAGAAAAGGCATTATTCCACTTTTGGACGTCATCGAGagcgcggtgcagctgcgcagtcTCGACCTGCGTGACCAGCAGCTCAGCAATGACACTGTGGAGGTGATTTGTGCACGCCTTAGACGGCACCCGTCCCTGCTAAACCTGAACCTGTCAAACAACCCCATCACCCTCGCCATCTCCTCAGCGCTGCTCGAGCTGGCGAATCAGAACTCTGTTCTGCAGTACATCTACCTGGAGAACACACTCGTGCGCCCCTCCATGGTGACGGCGATTGAGGTGCAGCTCGAGAAGAACCGTGCACTCGCCAGAACCGCGTTGGCGGAGTCGCAGGTGGCTGACGGTAAGCCGCGTCGAATTTTCGTCATCGCTTCTTCAGTCGCCGGTACGTGTGCGGCCGGTTCCAAGCCTGGTAGTCCTAGAGCCGAGCAGGCTGTTTTGTCCACTCCCGTCGGTAGCGGCaagtctgctgctgcgatgctCCTCCGTAATGCTGATGCAGCATCTACCGCAGCGGGTAGCACCGGGTGGCGCCAGCGCATCCCAGCAcacgagctgcagcacgtctTTCGTTCCTACACTCACGCCGTAGCCGACTTTTTCTTCGACGTGAATCCCACGAAGGATGTATGGGCGTGGTGCGAGGAGCGACACTACGTGTTTGACGACGACCAGTTCAACTCGCACAACGACCATTTGCACAGGACGGCGCGACACACATACGGCATCGCGGGTTGGCGGCGCGTCGGAGAGCTATACCCTGATGCCACGCTCTTTGGGTGGGAGGGTGCGACAAGGAATGCGAACGACACGGCACGGCAGGCTGCACCCAGCATCAacggcgctggtgcacaGGACACCTGCGAAGATCCGGTAGAAGACATGATGGGCGCCGAAAGGGCGGCTGCGGGtgatggccgccgcggcagcgacgcggaaTATTTGCACGCCACCTCGGTCTTCTGGCAGCTCCCTAAAGATGTCCCGGAAGGGTTCACCTGGACCTTCACAGCACTCATGGCGAGCGTGAAGGAGACCCAGTTGCTGCACGCCCTTTTCTGCGCATCCGCGACAGGGCTTCCAGACGGCGGGACGCGAGTGCAGCGAGGCACTGCTTGCCCGGGCATCTACACCATGCGAATGTTTGTCGAGGGCCAATGGCGCTACCTTCTCGTGGATGACTTTTTGCCGGTGGACAAGTACGGCCGGCTAATCTTCACGAAGCCCTCGATGGACAACAGGGCGTTCTGGCCATGCATCTTGGAGAAGATGCTGGCAAAGTTGCACGGTGGTTACCACGTCTTAGACGCGCACTTCGACAAACACCACGCCGGCATCGACAGCCCGAACATACGCAAGCCCATCGCCTGGCTGTTCCTGAGCAAAGAGAACCTCCAGCGGCCGAACgacggtgctggtggcggcggcgacactgATTGGGGCACCGTACCAGATGACACGCTCGTCTGTGAAGAGGTGGCCAAGAACTGCGGCCGTGTCATGTCACGCCTCACGAGGGGAATCTACGACAGCTATCAGCTACACCCGGTGGAGcaggcgccgacgacgctgtTCGAGGGACTGCACAAGGTTCTCGGGGTACCTCTGTgcagcgcagacgcgcgAGAGGGATACGGCAACCCACCGTGTGGTCGGCGAACGGCGTCTGTGAAGCGGCCGTTTCTCGGCAGTCACAGCGTTTCTGTGGACTCCCCCGCCGGCGCGTTCGGCGTGTCGTCGTATCTGACTGCCGCCATTGCTTTTAGCAGAGACGCGTCGCGGACGTTTAGCGGCATTCACCCACGCTGCGGCTACCAaattgtgcgcgtgtgccacGCGGGTGGAGTACgcctgctggagctgcgcaaTCCTTGGTGCGGCACGGAGAAATGGACGGGCGACTGGGCGGACGATTCGCCACTGTGGAAGAAGCATCCTGAGATTGCTGAGCTACTGCTGACGGGCGCCCACGGTGgcagacgcacgcagaggGGCGGCAGCAACCTCCTGCAGCTATCCAATTCGGCTTCGACGTTGGCGAACACGCCACTGAAGCGCTCGCTGCTGACAGCATTGGGCGAGATGGGAGGGTCACTGGCGGAAGCGTCGTCAATGCCGCCTGTGTGCTCCGTGACGAGGCCCTCcaggcgcgcagcggcgacgcggccgcaCGTTCAAAAGTCTGCCTTCTGGATCTCCTACACGGACTTCCTGCAGAACTTTGAGTGGGTGCATACGTGTCGCGTCTTTGGTGACGAGTTTCACCGGCAGGACGTGCACGGCACTTGGACACGCGATTCGGCCGGCGGCAATGCACGTGAGCCGTCGTGGTACAGGAACCCGCACTATAGGCTCTCCTTCCCCTACCGGACGACGGTTCATGTGCAGCTGACACGGCGTGATCCGCGTCTTCGTCGGAcccgcggcgccgtgcgcgGGCAGGACGACGGCGTTGGTGGTATTGGCTTGCAGCTCCTGCGTGACACGCACTACCCGCTGCACTGTCCTACGATCAGTCGAGGACAGGCGGAAATTAGCACAGCGGCTTCCTTGCCCATGAGCTCCGTGGAAGACATCGTCGCCGGCAATCAAGAGGATGACGGCAGCATAAAGGAGGCACTGGGTTGCAGGGATCTTGGCGCCAGCGACCGTGGTTGCGGCTGCGCGTTTTCCTCTGTTCTCTCCTCCGAGGAGCGCCAAAGTGGCGATTGCTTGTCGCTGGGAATCTTgctcgacgccggcgcgcagtACTGGATTGTGCCGACCACATACGCGCCGAGGGTGCTGGACGAGTTCGACCTTTCCGTCACCTCGACCTCGCCGTTTGTATTGCAAGAGGCACAGGAGTCGCAGTATTGGGATCAGCGAACGGTACCGCCAgagctgctctgctgcgctTCCGCTAGCGCacaggaggtggagcggaaCGAGGGTGAGGTGGCCATCTTTTTCGACTCGAAGTCCCGCGTCTCGAGAGATGCGAACCTTCTGCTCCAAAAACAAAAGCAaagaagcagcaggcgccTTGCGCGCAACTCCGTCAGTCATTCCATCGAGACCGAATCGGCCACGGTGTCTAGCGGGGCGTGtcgcatcgtcgtcgctgcgaTAATGCacctcgcggcggcgggtgtgGACATGAGGAACTTTGGGGTCGACGAGGCGTACGAGCAGCGTTCGGTGCCGCCGGAGGACGTGCACGGCACACCAACTCTGCAACTCGCCATCGTGACGGGCGAGGTTGACGGTGAAGGCCGCCCCTCCCGCACCGTCGGCGAAATCGATCCTCACGCTGCGCACACGTACGTGCTCGACCGTCACACCGTCCTAGAGACGGCCATTACGCCTGCTCCTCACAATAGTGTCGAGCACCACACTGCCATATGCACCCTTCACCCGGCAGgggcacgcgtgcacgtggACTACCGGGTatggtgcgccgcgccgctgctcgaggTGATGAGTGTGCCGGCGTGGCCAAAGCAGGAGGTGACGCTGTGCTGGGATGACGAGAAGGGCAGTGGCAACTACTACGAAGGCACCGGACACCCGCAGGTGGAGCTGTCGAGGCTGCGGCCGTTTCAGCGATTCGCCATATCGCTGCGGATGGTTGACTACGACACCATCGAGCCAGCTATCATGTTCTCTGTAATCTGCAACGatcggcagcgaggagagcCGGTAGAGGGGCAACTGGGGAACAGAGCCGTGTTTTCGCAATCCGCGTACGTCAACGGCACCTATGTGAAGGCCAGCTTCGACCTCGATGAGCGCCCGCCAGAGTCGTTGATCATCATTTCATGCCTGCAGCCGACCGGCTCAAAAGGGAGGTGTGTTATGACCATCTCGTCCGATTCGGCAGATTATCGCGTTCACCCGTTgcgcgtggctgcggcaTACCCACTGTAG